In a genomic window of Festucalex cinctus isolate MCC-2025b chromosome 11, RoL_Fcin_1.0, whole genome shotgun sequence:
- the sona gene encoding uncharacterized protein sona isoform X1, protein MECAVDVPAGEDETTEKDDVNCTDGTEQPHKKNKKHKKHKNKKKKKKRKGEKESSSDSGADSDAETATLKPVRTTRTSARLAAKVGDHAGQKEEAKTDCVDKEGDAKSKKHKRHAAKKKKKKKKKDEKKSQSRSSSDSSSGSGSDSETEGRAGTGDGKSSPAVAPGQHEPVTLMSTPHNKGDEKDVPSLPNPARLEEKKEGITEMEVPQSAEKTTNDSQTNGTEKDTKSPPPSLDELTQTGTVQIKEEASLGDCTLSHANELPDIIPKQEGNAPRDEPIRKEESNLMQQATVKESDSPRPASPLPMMGPHIKQSESRCSRSPSPSPPKQQNDDQTVMAAEELPENHSRSASKDKQSPPRLKNRQLSRSISRSQSPKPRKRSVSPRAKSPKRARRRSWSASRSRTPKRKSLRSPRRSRSPKRKRSASLSPRRRRSSPSTKRRSSRSPKRGGRRSRSLSRSPRRSRRSKSRSRGRLRRSRTRSPRRGGASGRRSRSRSFARARRSRSRRPYRRSRSRSLAKRRRTRSRSLSRHRRSPPPRSRRSRSRSVRRSRRSRSRSATAYKRQRRSRSRSPRKRTKSRTPAPRWRSKSRSPVRRRSRSPARRKRSPPRSSKRSKSRSLPRRHRSKSRSPLPSRKKSKSPRIRVRRSKSKSISVGLRRSKSRSRSASSDRPSDRSSHARSASPLHQEKTTSPPQAEQASPEKLAEVDETVPAAGGWKPVTSLVASSSPPVASVDEMEEQPQASDAIPEEEVEEQKEEEVMVEEAEAEEAEAAAEKEAEEEEAAEKEAEEEAAAEKEAEEEEAAAEKEAEEVPAEVEEEEAEEADASICPEQDVSGAGSGSPEPVTGPEGSEGSQGVDEEIEGSSPAADMIEKSQKSPSRSPSPGRRSKECSPSPGDHREPSRSASPRKRSKSPARKRESVSPSDKKKRRSKSRSPSRRRRSSPSRSATRRKRSRSKSRTRARRSKSRSPARKRRSCSRSANRGRKRSKSTDRNKRSRSRSAARKRRSRSGERGRRSRSRSSDRRRRSRSRGRGKRPVFRSRSFDRRDRWKREPSHSPVLILRKQRRSGSRTRRSASKSPPRLTDLDKDQLLEIAKANAAAMCAKAGVPIPESLRPKAILQLPLPTPSAGPLSLPLPLPLPMGMGMPNMPNMGPMGLPAIPGMPNMSNITMSAAMASMTAATMTAALTNMGALAAMPPLAPLPTITNKPPPCLAPPTPSLNLDHIEEAKRKVTQQANIHTIKELTEKCKMIANSKEEMAVAKPHVSDDEF, encoded by the exons ATGGAGTGTGCAGTGGACGTTCCAGCTG GCGAGGATGAGACGACAGAAAAAGATGACGTGAATTGCACAGACGGGACTGAACAGCCccataagaaaaacaagaagcacAAAAAGCacaagaataagaagaagaaaaagaagaggaaggGTGAAAAGGAAAGCAGCTCAGACTCCGGCGCTGACTCTGATGCAGAGACGGCAACTCTGAAACCTGTGCGGACGACTAGAACCAG CGCAAGACTTGCCGCAAAAGTTGGGGATCATGCTGGGCAGAAGGAAGAGGCTAAAACAG ATTGTGTGGACAAGGAGGGAGATGCAAAatctaaaaaacacaaaagacatgctgctaagaagaagaaaaagaagaagaagaaggatgaAAAGAAATCCCAGTCTCGCTCCTCATCTGATAGCAGTTCTGGCTCAGGTTCGGATTCTGAAACGGAGGGGCGTGCAGGGACAGGGGATGGCAAATCCTCTCCCGCGGTAGCACCTGGACAGCATGAGCCAGTGACCTTAATGTCAACTCCACACAACAAAGGGGATGAGAAAGATGTTCCCAGTCTGCCGAATCCTGCACGACTGGAAGAGAAGAAAGAGGGCATTACCGAAATGGAAGTTCCACAAAGTGCAGAGAAGACCACAAACGATAGTCAAACCAATGGGACAGAAAAGGATACAAAATCCCCTCCGCCTAGCTTGGATGAGTTAACACAGACGGGAACAGTTCAGATCAAGGAAGAAGCCAGTTTAGGAGATTGTACTTTGAGTCATGCCAATGAACTTCCTGACATTATTCCTAAACAGGAAGGTAACGCACCGAGAGATGAGCCAATACGGAAAGAGGAATCCAATTTAATGCAGCAGGCGACGGTAAAAGAGTCTGATTCACCCAGGCCAGCGTCTCCTCTCCCTATGATGGGCCCACATATTAAACAGTCTGAGTCAAGATGTAGTCGGTCGCCATCACCAAGTCCTCCGAAACAGCAGAATGATGATCAAACAGTAATGGCTGCGGAAGAACTGCCAGAAAATCATTCGAGATCAGCCTCAAAGGACAAGCAGTCTCCCCCTCGTCTAAAAAATCGGCAGCTCTCGCGTTCCATCTCTCGCTCTCAGTCTCCCAAACCTCGGAAGAGGTCTGTCTCGCCACGCGCCAAGTCTCCCAAGAGAGCTCGCCGTCGGTCGTGGTCCGCTTCTCGGTCGCGCACGCCCaagaggaagtcattaaggTCTCCGCGGAGGTCCAGGTCACCCAAACGCAAGAGAAGCGCGTCTCTGTCCCCAAGGCGACGGCGAAGTTCCCCGTCTACAAAAAGAAGGTCCTCAAGATCGCCCAAACGCGGCGGACGCAGGTCGCGCTCTTTGTCTCGGTCGCCGAGGAGAAGCCGGAGATCAAAGTCCCGCTCTCGCGGGCGCTTAAGGCGCTCCCGGACACGCTCGCCCAGACGTGGCGGCGCGAGCGGTAGACGGTCGCGGTCACGCTCTTTTGCCAGGGCCCGTCGCTCCAGATCCCGGCGCCCCTACCGCCGCTCCAGGTCACGTTCCTTGGCAAAACGCAGGCGCACGAGGAGTCGATCCCTGTCACGGCATAGAAGGTCGCCGCCTCCCAGATCACGCCGCTCTCGCTCCAGATCCGTCCGCAGGAGCAGGCGGAGCCGATCACGCTCCGCCACGGCCTACAAGCGTCAGCGGCGCTCGAGGTCAAGGAGTCCCCGCAAACGGACCAAATCACGTACACCTGCTCCTCGCTGGCGCTCCAAATCCAGGTCTCCGGTCAGAAGGCGTTCTCGCTCCCCTGCCAGGAGAAAGCGGTCTCCGCCGCGGTCTAGCAAACGCTCAAAATCCCGCTCGTTGCCTAGAAGGCACAGGTCAAAGTCACGCTCGCCGTTGCCGAGCCGAAAGAAGTCCAAATCGCCAAGGATCCGCGTCAGAAGGTCAAAGTCAAAATCTATCTCTGTTGGCTTGCGCAGATCCAAGTCCAGATCCCGGTCTGCGTCAAGCGATAGGCCATCTGATAGGTCATCCCATGCCAGATCCGCCTCACCCCTTCATCAGGAGAAGACGACTTCTCCTCCCCAGGCGGAGCAAGCATCCCCAGAAAAGCTGGCTGAAGTAGATGAAACCGTTCCTGCAGCAG GTGGCTGGAAACCTGTGACCTCACTGGTTGCTTCCAGTTCTCCACCTGTTGCCTCTGTGGACGAAATGGAGGAGCAGCCTCAGGCCTCTGATGCCATCCCAGAAGAAGAGGTGGAAGaacagaaggaggaggaggtgatggtggaggaggcggaggcagaggaggcggaggcggcggcggagaaggaggcagaggaggaggaggcggcggagaaggaggcggaggaggaggcggcggcggagaaggaggcagaggaggaggaggcggcggcggagaaggaggcagaggaggtgccggcggaggtggaggaggaggaggcagaggaggcGGATGCGAGCATATGCCCGGAACAGGATGTTTCGGGGGCCGGTTCTGGCTCCCCAGAACCTGTCACTGGACCAGAGGGCTCTGAAGGCTCTCAAGGCGTAGATGAAGAAATAGAAGGTTCTTCACCAGCGGCAGACATGATAGAAAAATCCCAGAAAAGCCCCTCGCGTTCACCATCTCCAGGAAGGCGGAGCAAAGAGTGTTCGCCTTCACCCGGAGATCACAGGGAACCTTCGCGTTCAGCTTCACCCCGAAAGAG gtCAAAGTCTCCAGCGAGGAAGAGAGAATCGGTCTCACCATCCGACAAGAAGAAGCGCCGCTCAAAATCTCGGAGTCCCAGCCGGCGCAGAAGATCCAGCCCCTCTCGTTCGGCCACACGACGCAAGCGATCGCGCTCCAAGTCTCGAACCCGGGCGCGCCGATCCAAGTCGCGCTCTCCGGCCCGCAAAAGGCGCTCCTGCTCCCGCTCGGCCAACAGGGGGAGGAAAAGATCCAAGTCGACCGACAGGAACAAGCGGTCCCGCAGCCGGTCCGCCGCCCGCAAGAGAAGGTCTCGTTCGGGAGAAAGGGGTCGGAGGTCCAGGTCTCGTTCGTCCGACCGAAGACGCAGGTCACGGTCCAGGGGTCGAGGGAAGCGTCCGGTGTTTCGCAGCCGCTCATTCGATCGAAGGGACAGGTGGAAACGGGAGCCCAGCCACTCGCCCGTCCTGATCCTCCGCAAGCAGCGCCGCTCTGGCTCGCGGACGCGGCGCAGCGCCAGCAAGTCGCCGCCGAGGCTCACTGACCTGG ATAAGGACCAGTTACTGGAGATAGCCAAGGCCAACGCAGCTGCCATGTGTGCCAAAGCGGGGGTGCCCATCCCCGAGAGCCTGCGGCCGAAAGCCATCCTCCAGCTTCCCCTGCCGACGCCGTCTGCCGGCCCCCTCTCCCTCCCGTTGCCGTTACCCCTCCCCATGGGCATGGGGATGCCAAATATGCCCAACATGGGTCCAATGGGGTTGCCCGCCATTCCAGGAATGCCCAACATgtccaacatcaccatgagcgcCGCCATGGCAAGCATGACGGCGGCCACCATGACGGCCGCCTTGACCAACATGGGGGCCTTGGCGGCCATGCCCCCCCTCGCCCCCCTCCCCACCATCACAAACAAGCCTCCCCCGTGTCTCGCGCCGCCCACCCCATCCTTGAACCTGGACCACATCGAGGAAGCCAAAAGGAAGGTCACTCAGCAAGCAAACATCCACACCATAAAGGAGCTGacggag AAATGTAAGATGATTGCCAACAGCAAGGAGGAGATGGCTGTCGCTAAACCTCACGTCTCGGATGATGAATTCTAA
- the sona gene encoding uncharacterized protein sona isoform X2: MECAVDVPAGEDETTEKDDVNCTDGTEQPHKKNKKHKKHKNKKKKKKRKGEKESSSDSGADSDAETATLKPVRTTRTSARLAAKVGDHAGQKEEAKTDCVDKEGDAKSKKHKRHAAKKKKKKKKKDEKKSQSRSSSDSSSGSGSDSETEGRAGTGDGKSSPAVAPGQHEPVTLMSTPHNKGDEKDVPSLPNPARLEEKKEGITEMEVPQSAEKTTNDSQTNGTEKDTKSPPPSLDELTQTGTVQIKEEASLGDCTLSHANELPDIIPKQEGNAPRDEPIRKEESNLMQQATVKESDSPRPASPLPMMGPHIKQSESRCSRSPSPSPPKQQNDDQTVMAAEELPENHSRSASKDKQSPPRLKNRQLSRSISRSQSPKPRKRSVSPRAKSPKRARRRSWSASRSRTPKRKSLRSPRRSRSPKRKRSASLSPRRRRSSPSTKRRSSRSPKRGGRRSRSLSRSPRRSRRSKSRSRGRLRRSRTRSPRRGGASGRRSRSRSFARARRSRSRRPYRRSRSRSLAKRRRTRSRSLSRHRRSPPPRSRRSRSRSVRRSRRSRSRSATAYKRQRRSRSRSPRKRTKSRTPAPRWRSKSRSPVRRRSRSPARRKRSPPRSSKRSKSRSLPRRHRSKSRSRSASSDRPSDRSSHARSASPLHQEKTTSPPQAEQASPEKLAEVDETVPAAGGWKPVTSLVASSSPPVASVDEMEEQPQASDAIPEEEVEEQKEEEVMVEEAEAEEAEAAAEKEAEEEEAAEKEAEEEAAAEKEAEEEEAAAEKEAEEVPAEVEEEEAEEADASICPEQDVSGAGSGSPEPVTGPEGSEGSQGVDEEIEGSSPAADMIEKSQKSPSRSPSPGRRSKECSPSPGDHREPSRSASPRKRSKSPARKRESVSPSDKKKRRSKSRSPSRRRRSSPSRSATRRKRSRSKSRTRARRSKSRSPARKRRSCSRSANRGRKRSKSTDRNKRSRSRSAARKRRSRSGERGRRSRSRSSDRRRRSRSRGRGKRPVFRSRSFDRRDRWKREPSHSPVLILRKQRRSGSRTRRSASKSPPRLTDLDKDQLLEIAKANAAAMCAKAGVPIPESLRPKAILQLPLPTPSAGPLSLPLPLPLPMGMGMPNMPNMGPMGLPAIPGMPNMSNITMSAAMASMTAATMTAALTNMGALAAMPPLAPLPTITNKPPPCLAPPTPSLNLDHIEEAKRKVTQQANIHTIKELTEKCKMIANSKEEMAVAKPHVSDDEF; the protein is encoded by the exons ATGGAGTGTGCAGTGGACGTTCCAGCTG GCGAGGATGAGACGACAGAAAAAGATGACGTGAATTGCACAGACGGGACTGAACAGCCccataagaaaaacaagaagcacAAAAAGCacaagaataagaagaagaaaaagaagaggaaggGTGAAAAGGAAAGCAGCTCAGACTCCGGCGCTGACTCTGATGCAGAGACGGCAACTCTGAAACCTGTGCGGACGACTAGAACCAG CGCAAGACTTGCCGCAAAAGTTGGGGATCATGCTGGGCAGAAGGAAGAGGCTAAAACAG ATTGTGTGGACAAGGAGGGAGATGCAAAatctaaaaaacacaaaagacatgctgctaagaagaagaaaaagaagaagaagaaggatgaAAAGAAATCCCAGTCTCGCTCCTCATCTGATAGCAGTTCTGGCTCAGGTTCGGATTCTGAAACGGAGGGGCGTGCAGGGACAGGGGATGGCAAATCCTCTCCCGCGGTAGCACCTGGACAGCATGAGCCAGTGACCTTAATGTCAACTCCACACAACAAAGGGGATGAGAAAGATGTTCCCAGTCTGCCGAATCCTGCACGACTGGAAGAGAAGAAAGAGGGCATTACCGAAATGGAAGTTCCACAAAGTGCAGAGAAGACCACAAACGATAGTCAAACCAATGGGACAGAAAAGGATACAAAATCCCCTCCGCCTAGCTTGGATGAGTTAACACAGACGGGAACAGTTCAGATCAAGGAAGAAGCCAGTTTAGGAGATTGTACTTTGAGTCATGCCAATGAACTTCCTGACATTATTCCTAAACAGGAAGGTAACGCACCGAGAGATGAGCCAATACGGAAAGAGGAATCCAATTTAATGCAGCAGGCGACGGTAAAAGAGTCTGATTCACCCAGGCCAGCGTCTCCTCTCCCTATGATGGGCCCACATATTAAACAGTCTGAGTCAAGATGTAGTCGGTCGCCATCACCAAGTCCTCCGAAACAGCAGAATGATGATCAAACAGTAATGGCTGCGGAAGAACTGCCAGAAAATCATTCGAGATCAGCCTCAAAGGACAAGCAGTCTCCCCCTCGTCTAAAAAATCGGCAGCTCTCGCGTTCCATCTCTCGCTCTCAGTCTCCCAAACCTCGGAAGAGGTCTGTCTCGCCACGCGCCAAGTCTCCCAAGAGAGCTCGCCGTCGGTCGTGGTCCGCTTCTCGGTCGCGCACGCCCaagaggaagtcattaaggTCTCCGCGGAGGTCCAGGTCACCCAAACGCAAGAGAAGCGCGTCTCTGTCCCCAAGGCGACGGCGAAGTTCCCCGTCTACAAAAAGAAGGTCCTCAAGATCGCCCAAACGCGGCGGACGCAGGTCGCGCTCTTTGTCTCGGTCGCCGAGGAGAAGCCGGAGATCAAAGTCCCGCTCTCGCGGGCGCTTAAGGCGCTCCCGGACACGCTCGCCCAGACGTGGCGGCGCGAGCGGTAGACGGTCGCGGTCACGCTCTTTTGCCAGGGCCCGTCGCTCCAGATCCCGGCGCCCCTACCGCCGCTCCAGGTCACGTTCCTTGGCAAAACGCAGGCGCACGAGGAGTCGATCCCTGTCACGGCATAGAAGGTCGCCGCCTCCCAGATCACGCCGCTCTCGCTCCAGATCCGTCCGCAGGAGCAGGCGGAGCCGATCACGCTCCGCCACGGCCTACAAGCGTCAGCGGCGCTCGAGGTCAAGGAGTCCCCGCAAACGGACCAAATCACGTACACCTGCTCCTCGCTGGCGCTCCAAATCCAGGTCTCCGGTCAGAAGGCGTTCTCGCTCCCCTGCCAGGAGAAAGCGGTCTCCGCCGCGGTCTAGCAAACGCTCAAAATCCCGCTCGTTGCCTAGAAGGCACAG ATCCAAGTCCAGATCCCGGTCTGCGTCAAGCGATAGGCCATCTGATAGGTCATCCCATGCCAGATCCGCCTCACCCCTTCATCAGGAGAAGACGACTTCTCCTCCCCAGGCGGAGCAAGCATCCCCAGAAAAGCTGGCTGAAGTAGATGAAACCGTTCCTGCAGCAG GTGGCTGGAAACCTGTGACCTCACTGGTTGCTTCCAGTTCTCCACCTGTTGCCTCTGTGGACGAAATGGAGGAGCAGCCTCAGGCCTCTGATGCCATCCCAGAAGAAGAGGTGGAAGaacagaaggaggaggaggtgatggtggaggaggcggaggcagaggaggcggaggcggcggcggagaaggaggcagaggaggaggaggcggcggagaaggaggcggaggaggaggcggcggcggagaaggaggcagaggaggaggaggcggcggcggagaaggaggcagaggaggtgccggcggaggtggaggaggaggaggcagaggaggcGGATGCGAGCATATGCCCGGAACAGGATGTTTCGGGGGCCGGTTCTGGCTCCCCAGAACCTGTCACTGGACCAGAGGGCTCTGAAGGCTCTCAAGGCGTAGATGAAGAAATAGAAGGTTCTTCACCAGCGGCAGACATGATAGAAAAATCCCAGAAAAGCCCCTCGCGTTCACCATCTCCAGGAAGGCGGAGCAAAGAGTGTTCGCCTTCACCCGGAGATCACAGGGAACCTTCGCGTTCAGCTTCACCCCGAAAGAG gtCAAAGTCTCCAGCGAGGAAGAGAGAATCGGTCTCACCATCCGACAAGAAGAAGCGCCGCTCAAAATCTCGGAGTCCCAGCCGGCGCAGAAGATCCAGCCCCTCTCGTTCGGCCACACGACGCAAGCGATCGCGCTCCAAGTCTCGAACCCGGGCGCGCCGATCCAAGTCGCGCTCTCCGGCCCGCAAAAGGCGCTCCTGCTCCCGCTCGGCCAACAGGGGGAGGAAAAGATCCAAGTCGACCGACAGGAACAAGCGGTCCCGCAGCCGGTCCGCCGCCCGCAAGAGAAGGTCTCGTTCGGGAGAAAGGGGTCGGAGGTCCAGGTCTCGTTCGTCCGACCGAAGACGCAGGTCACGGTCCAGGGGTCGAGGGAAGCGTCCGGTGTTTCGCAGCCGCTCATTCGATCGAAGGGACAGGTGGAAACGGGAGCCCAGCCACTCGCCCGTCCTGATCCTCCGCAAGCAGCGCCGCTCTGGCTCGCGGACGCGGCGCAGCGCCAGCAAGTCGCCGCCGAGGCTCACTGACCTGG ATAAGGACCAGTTACTGGAGATAGCCAAGGCCAACGCAGCTGCCATGTGTGCCAAAGCGGGGGTGCCCATCCCCGAGAGCCTGCGGCCGAAAGCCATCCTCCAGCTTCCCCTGCCGACGCCGTCTGCCGGCCCCCTCTCCCTCCCGTTGCCGTTACCCCTCCCCATGGGCATGGGGATGCCAAATATGCCCAACATGGGTCCAATGGGGTTGCCCGCCATTCCAGGAATGCCCAACATgtccaacatcaccatgagcgcCGCCATGGCAAGCATGACGGCGGCCACCATGACGGCCGCCTTGACCAACATGGGGGCCTTGGCGGCCATGCCCCCCCTCGCCCCCCTCCCCACCATCACAAACAAGCCTCCCCCGTGTCTCGCGCCGCCCACCCCATCCTTGAACCTGGACCACATCGAGGAAGCCAAAAGGAAGGTCACTCAGCAAGCAAACATCCACACCATAAAGGAGCTGacggag AAATGTAAGATGATTGCCAACAGCAAGGAGGAGATGGCTGTCGCTAAACCTCACGTCTCGGATGATGAATTCTAA